Below is a window of Andrena cerasifolii isolate SP2316 chromosome 5, iyAndCera1_principal, whole genome shotgun sequence DNA.
ataataaattcTGATATGAATTAATATAACAACACAAAATAAAAGATAAAGGAAATCGTGCACATTATTTACGGTTAAATAACTTATCTTCCATTTTTTATCGGCTATTCAAAGTGAACGTTACCCAAATCTGTTGGTCTGATAACCGAAAATATCAACATTTTGCAAGAAGCATCTAAAAATTATCGTCTTTTTTAAtcaatcatttcaattttaaaattgacatgCGAGCAGAGTAATAAATATTTGCCAAGAAAGTCCAACATTATCAGCAATGTAATTTGTGAAAATGACTGATAAAGCGAAGCATTACCGTAATCTTTTGAAAATCGCTTCCGACGAACGATTTAGAAAGTTAAATTTACGATAGCGCGCCGTAATTACtggggtagatgtcccaattaccgtgcctttatacttaaagaaaaaaaaaaacctcgcatacataaataaggaaataaatttttttaattaagttaaactattaatgtatgtgttacaaacgggAAGGTTGCATTTTTGAACAATTAAAGCGTAGAAAAAAGAATTCAAAAATGCATATGCAACAAAATTACCCTTATGAATGGCAACAGATCGTGCAATATTACGCAGCGAATTAGTCATTTATTTACTCAGACATTATTATATTACGCAGCAAGATTGTCGAAGCATCTGGCGTTGTTTCGATTGATTGAATTAAGTTCTAAATAAAGTGGTTATGTTAGAAAGATCTGCCTTCGTGTTCTGTTTTAACTTTCAAAACCAGAAATTCTTTGTCCAAATATATACTAACTagcaaaatatacccgcgcttcgcttcgggcctaagagatattaagggctccatgaaaataaatttcaccaACCACTTAGAGGTTGagtagggcaaaatcctgaaattgttttttaggcatttgtgtgggtaagcGTTGTAAATAGAAACCAAGttaatatctaatcgggcctaagagatattaaggaatccgagaaaatacattttaccccttttcacccctttggggacggaatttctAAAAATCCTTCCGTAGTGGACGCCTCCGTCATAGatacaatgtaccttccaaatttcacgttcctaggttaaacggtttgagctgggcgtggatgagtcagtcagtcagtcaggactcaGGAGTGGTCTCGAACACTCCGAGCTGAACCGTCGCAGTGTCCAGGTGCAACGCAGAACAAGGAATTCAAAGTGATTGTACCACGTGTTGTAATAACATCTTCTAAACACCAAGAAGAGATATGTAATTATGAacaattatattttcaaattatctCCTTCGCGGAAATCGGTACATATAAGACATGTCTTGCATGCTGCAGACGAGCGAGTTTTGTAGCGCGGGCATTTCTGTCCTGTAagactaataaaaaaataaaacgcaGGGGATTAATGTTTAAAATGTTAAATTCCTCCGATAAAGTGTAACGATGAATCGTCGTCGACAACGTGATACATTCACGAATACTTCTCAGCATCGCAGTAATACCGGCGGTCTGATCATGTAAACGAAATATTTTGGGTCGTGTCTCTTGTCGTCCGAGACCTGTTTCTTTATAATGTATTTCTATATATATACGTTCTTCAGTCGGGCATCGCATGTTGTAAGCCGTATGTTGATAAATATTGAAGTCGTAATCAAtgacggatttaagggaaaTGGCACAAGTGGCAAACGTTATGAGAGGCAAAATCTTTATTTGAATAAAcattttgaataacgaataaaaattacaaaaattattcgtcatgtgttttataaagattatccggattaactttattcgacgcacgacgaataatttttttattcgatgaatgaagttaattcttttattcgttgagcgtttcaacttcagcgtcgaagaaAGTTTTCAACTTAAACTAACTTATCTTTAACTTTATCTTTAGCTTCATtcaacgtcgaataattttgtgACGTGCGTCCGAGCCGCCGAGAACCGGGGAGTTGAGGTTACGTGGTCTGGCTCGTCGCGTTACAAtgagcgaattccacttacgctcaaatcgcccgtgagtttcattagggtaggtttccctgtacgcgactggacgcatcgttaagaatttcaaagtcaattttctcgaaaatgaagcgcaatatcaaaaaattgtattcttttttctcgacttatttacttattataagtcGATAAGAAAGAGTAAGTTTTTTTCGACCCGATCCTCGACGTCTCGAACGCGCGCTAGAACGCGGGTAAACCACTGGTTAGAGATGAATAAGAATGTATTGTTATATTCGACGATTGCATTCTCAACGAATAAATCCCTGGTGGAGGGGGaagcacctacaggagtggtggtaatgtgtgcgtgaaccgacgccagcgccaagtcaGCCAAGTGGCCTcaacgcgaagccagccacggccaaccagcgtcgccgggaaatatgttgtcgacaCTGGTTGGCTGTAGCGTCGGTTTGTTTCCCGCCGCGGCGTCttgcgcacacattaccaccactcctctaggtgttccccctccgcgaaacaTTCGGCTCTGCAAGACGTTGTCCGGGGACCCTGGCTCCGATTGGCTGCACTTTGCTGCATTTGTAGAAGTGAGCGCGTGTGCGAGGCGTTTCCTTCTTAAAGTTTACAAATAATacttatatatttaattcttatGCTTTCATTTACTCGTTATTCTGTTCATTGTCGTCATTTTTCTGCGTGATAACgaggtaattttttttacatcaatTCGGTATAAAGTACAAACCTATTCAATTTTTGCGTTTGGCTAACCAGTAAGAAATTCTTTGATACGTAATATAATCTATCGCTGCTACGTTGTAGGAATGAAACGGCATACATCGAGGACTTCGCATCATGATGAAAAACCTAATCCCTCGCGCAATGAAGATAGTGACGCGGTTATACGTGCAAGAACGAAAGAAGAGAGGCGGCGGCGTAGACGCGAATGGATGATCGAACAAGAAAAAATGAACAGTCATAATAGactgaaaagaaaaatgattaTGGAGTATGAGATACGACGCGCTCGTAATATGAGCTTAGCATTTCCCGGAGGAAGATGCAACAGACCTCGTAGGAGTAGAAGTGAATCTCCACCTAGTCGATATAGAAGAACTTCTGCGTATCATAGACCCGAAGATACTGTACTTTCTAAAAAGTAAGTATAAACTGTCTTTAATTAGTAACTGTTGAAATAGACGCAGTGTTCCATTCTGGAGGATTTCATAGACAAAGAACGATTTTAACATTTCATCGTCGGGTCGTGGAATTTCCTGTCTTATCTTCGGACggatatatttaaattaaatatgtttTTGGCAATATCCAGAAAAGTACACTGATAAAGTGTTAAtttgtatttgtaaaaaatatcgaatttagttgatataatttttcaatacaGTTGTATACTATAAAACAATGTGCTTCAAGAAGCaatcaaaatattaaattgtaGTAAGTCTCAAGTATAAATCTATGAAAGCATATGtacaaataatattattctgGACTTTAGATTTGAAACATTAAGTTGTACAACGCCCTTATTTAAAGGACCTGAAGgcacaaaaattatttcaacagaACTTCGCAAAATCAAAGTAGATATTCATAGAAAGATTCCTGGAAGAGTATCTACCAATGAACTCAAACGGGATATACTCAACAAGGAAGATGTGGTGCTTAAAAGAAGAGCGGGTAAcgtgttattttttttaccgTAACTTCTTAAGAATTTTCAGTCATTTAGTGAACAAGTACCACAAAGGAAAATAAGCTCAACGTGGAAGATGATTCTcgaattttatagaaatcttgatcaacaaattgaaatttgaGAACATTGTATGCTTTCTAATGTAAAAATGTCTCTTCTCTGTGAGATATTACTCTCCACTTTTTAGAATCCATttagtttctgtttaaatgtattatcaaagtctagataaatatttccacgtTTTCACTTTACCAAGCGCTACATTTGAAGAATGGAATCCCTGTCACCGATTTCTACAGTCATGAAGATTCTGGACTTTACTTTCTGTAATATTGaagaattttctcaactttATTCATCAAATAACTAACGTGTTTTTGATTCGTCCAGGATATAGCAAATTTGGAATACAACGTTGGATCACTGTATTGATCGCATAATGTGCAATATgtaagcacaattttttttatactttgacTGTTTTAAGATTGCTATGCTTATTAACGTATCTCTTGCTTGTTGCTTTATGTACAGTATTTTTGTTTCTTACGAGCTTGCACAAAGAATTATGCTTCAGCTATGTTAACTGCTATAATGATTATAATAAGAATGACCTTATAATATATTTTGGTACAAATTGACTTTCCCCCAAAAACGTAGTTCAAACatgttttgtgcattctccttgtgaccttgtgtttttttttttaaatgctttatTTACTAAAAGCAGACCAACTGAATGATTTTCGCATCTTGGAAGATGTTTTAAATCTTGATATTCAACAACTGAAGAGACATAGTGAAACATTAAACATTAGGCTCCAACACTGGAAGAAACGAAATCAGAAATTAAATcttagaatttttcgaaatttttgcaTAGTGtggtatttcttattcttattcatcttttattttattacattaaataaataactacaaTTGGAAAATaggtagtttctttttaaagtatGAGTACTCGTAGACTTAATTTAGTTTGTTTGAAAAGTATGCGTTCCAAAGCATTATATATAGAGTGAATATCACGAAAGCTTGAAATTGCAATTCAGTGAAGTGGAAGATTACTTAATCGTCCTGGGAAATATGAACCAGCCCGGAAGATTTTATTGTGGAATCATGAGTCCTCTACACACAAATTAAACTactttatttgaattatattgaaaagcattatcgatatgtttatatttttgtaatgaaTTCGTAATAGACAATGAGTAACATTCCAAGAATTTAgctaaattcttttgaaaaattatttaatgcgATTTGTATACtctatgtgaaaaagaaaagaaaatattacattgtaaagtaaaaATTATCAGTTGCTACAGAATATTTAGagttagaattttattaaaataatgtcatcaaaatacaattataaaaaataaatttctcttaATATATCTGGCACTCAAGAAAgttgtaagccatttttaattgtgtaaaatactctttatttttgaggaagaaaaataaatttatacatacttttagtatataaaatcatataaataatttgaaattgatAATACAGAATGATTTGGCTTACAATTGTTCAGAGCGAGTCAGTTTATCTGAGTAGCGAGTTTAATATCTTCAAGATCTATCACAGCTGGTAGTATTGCTTAAATGCTTTCCTGATTTTTACATACGATtgcttttctattattaaatttactaaactTAACTGCAGGAGAGGGATCCAAGCCGATATTtgatagagaagaaataaagaGAACAATAAGCGAAACAGAAGAAGTTGAGGAACATCGTATTGTCGTGACtgtgaatttggaaaattcaggtatgtttattatttcaaattgcCAAGATTTATTACAATTTCTGTTGTAAACAAAAATGGGCACTTTAATTAATAGAAAACAAGTTGAAAACGTTGAAAAGGCATTCGGCGTCCGTGAGTCCTACAAGAACCCGAAATCACAGTCCTCCTAGGCCCACGTGGTCCCGTCACTCCAGGTTCGTGCCTGCATTTTACACAGAGTATTGCAATATAAACATAAGTTAAACATAAGTGTAAATCATGTACAAAGAACTTGCTGTTTTAAATGTGTTAATGTAGAATCTGAAATTGTttaggaaattaatttttttactaatttgttTTTACCCTCTTTTAGGTATGACAATTCTAAGCATGAAGACGAAGGAAGTTACAGAAGTGATAGGTAAAAGCTATTATTACAGTTTCATGTATCTGCGTTCATTACATTTCTTCCAATTGTATTTCACCAGActattacattatttatataGGGAGAAAGATCATAGTAGAGAGCGGAGAGATGCTGAGAAATCTTACCGAGACCATCGAGAGCGGCGCAGAAATCATTCCCGAGACAGGAGGCAAACAGATAGATCCAGAGAAAGATATAAGCCTACAGAACAACGGGTTCCTGGAGAGCATTATATTCGACCAATTCCTCTTCTTATTTATTATGGAGTaggtactttatttacataaaaatgcgaTAATTTAGCGATGATATAAAACTCATTCATTTTTTTGCTCAGAATTTTCAACCGAGACCATTAATGGTTCAACCGTGGGGCCCAATTCGAGGACCTCTTGGAGGTAACATATATCCTCCTATGATGAGACCTTTAAGAACATTTCCCTCACGATCAATAAGAATACCTCCAGAtagggattaaaaaaatttcttcaacttgcgaAAGTTCTACTaggagtatgaaattttttacacaaattctaTTTACACCAatcgaaagcggctactttcctatgtaaAAGAGACtaataaatttcttgtgcgatttattttggccgagttatttaactttgaagtaaaaatcatttttttttaatttagttgctTCTACCGAGCGAAAAAATCATCGCAGATCAGTcatgaaaaagcaatagaaagatcagcctttcctctttaagacgcatctttgactttttcgattcgattaaaatttcgttctatgatgtcctttcgaaaatatgcttaaaaattgcataaattctattttttcttcaactcgctgtatctACGCGAGGGATGACCGGATCATCAATGTCTTAAGTTCCACCGGAAcccgctgcgataattttttacctgtggcctttaagTTTGAAGTTACCGTTTCGAAAAAAGTTCCGCGGTGGCTTCAGCGGCCGCGTGACTGCTGTACCGTCGGCATTGGCACCACCGATGGCATATCGCCTGGAGGTATGTGTGTGCACACACAGGACATTCGGCTACTATCGTCACTTATGGCAGCCGTGTCGCtgggccttgaatgtgtgcgtacgtTCACCACAAGCTAAGAAAAGcttgtacgtatacgcgatgtagtaaacaaaccgtttcaaccaactttcgtcctggaatcggcaaggAAAGTTTTGCAGGTATAGTTGCCTCTAGCAGACATCCGTGCAGgggggtctggtgcgtttgaacgctaataagcatcgtaagttgaaataataatgaatttatgactgaGGCTTCAAGCTTCTCCGGCAGAGgtgttgatggtatattcgacCTAGGGATCCTCtagtatgcgtgaatcggaacgcaccctatGAGGCTACGTcaaactctcactctaaacaagtcacacgtatacatgCACGCAACCCCTTTCAGCATtttaacacatttcagagtagttcctgaGTTGGATGCTGTTCGTTAGCAGATGCCATTAAATTCAattctcaaattatgggtcggtatcacagtttgggtggcgacatgaacgtccataaggtgataggtctatcctatacctcgtctgtgcttttAGGACTACGACTCTGTACATACGATTTAATATTGAATTTTCAAATCCTCTTGATTACACATTAATTACAATTTCTCAATGTGTCTAACAATTCCCTATAGTCCGGAAACGTTGAAATGTTTTATTAGATTCATGTAACATTTGATACGATTGTGTTTATGCCATCGTTAAAATCCAATTAGGGGATTCATTTACAGAGTATGAAGGCTGAGGAACATGATAGTTTACTCGGTTCTTCGCAATATGTTAGAATGAAGTGAGCTGAAACCACCGATACGGTTTGCATTCTAATGAGTAGGATGATTCTAATGTCGAAACGTATATACAGAATATAAACTCTGCTGTCTGTAAACCGTGGATCGGCAGCCAATAGAAGATTCATCGAAGTACATGGAGCAGGGAATGCCCAATGACGTGTGACGTTTTCGAGAATAATTTCAGGGTTACAGCGAGAATTGCTGCGTATTCATCAAATCCGTTGTTGGTCGAATAAACGTAATTCCCAAGATTACTCAATGTTCACAACCAATCCTAAGAGTAATAATAAATCTCAAGAGCAACGATATACCCCAGaataataaaaacgaaagttcaCATTTTATCGATCTATTGTTTCAAATTAAACATAACTTGTAAATCTTAAAATCGTAATTACACGTTCAAACTAAATGCGCAGAAATATTTGAAAGATTAAAGCCGGGAAtacaccgggaagctaagctatgctatgtcatgctacgttttaaaaaattagcttcgctACATTcttctggaaccgtttccaccaaaagctacgttaaaacatagcatcgcatagcatagcttagcttcccggtggattcccggcttaaaggCCGTCGCGTATTTTGGCGAAGTGCGGCGATACAAAGAAAacgtttataaacaattgatgatCGAAGCATAGcgacaattacttaattattattaatttcttcgattcgagAATGTATAAAAAGATTGCAGGAGGGTCTTTTCTGCCGTTAAAGCAAGCGATGCCCATTGCTCAATAACGATTGCCCATACATTTACCCAATATAACGGCGCaagaatgaaaatattatttgtttaatttccTTCTCGCGCACGCAACAGATCAATTGAAATTGCAAGATCGCCAAATACATAGCTCGAACGTGGCATTATCGTTGACGATAATCCTTGACAAAGTATGCGAGGTAAATGAACGATGGTCATGTATGATCTCTTCGTTATTCTCGATAGCGCGCTATTTGTACTATTCGCATCGCACTGTTTAATATGCGAGACTGCTGACGATGACCCATGAAAATCCAAGGATGTCCCTTTGCTTTCGTTAAGCCTCCACGCAATTTCAACTTCGTCCCcagattcgtttaaaatttcaaacGTATACACACTGTTCACAACATTTAGCGACCTTACTCGCGGCTTTCAAATCAAAATACGCCCGCAACACCTACAACAATACACGCGTGTCAATTTAAAACGATCCAAAAAGAGCTGACAAAATAACGAGTGTAGCTTTACAAAAAGAGTATATAAGAATAAAATCGATCGTCAGCGAAATCTGAGCACAAGCAAACTATGCGTAACGCGTACATATTGTAGTATAAATCAAATCTTTTATGACAGTAGAGTATACACTTAAGAATTTTATTTGTAGATTAACATGTTCAAGGTTTACTCGAATTCCCTAAATATTTAATTCTATTGATAGACAAAGAAAAATGACGAAGCGTAGAATCGCAAACAGTAGAAAGAGAAGCATATTTATTTAGAGAATTTTTCAATGGGTCCTCCGCCGTCGTATCGCGATGCTTCTATTCGTTCGCCAGCCACTGTTCACCGCGTGCGGTTGACAAAGGCGTTTGTAAAATGCTCCGCTAACGCGTTCATCCACTCCCTCCAATGTCTGCGTTCGGCTATATAATTCGGTAGCTTGCTCCAACAGTTACAGTAAGAGCACCTTGCATATCGTGGCGGAGGGTAGCTAACGAAGAGGTCCGACGTTCCCTCGCTCTGCTACGGGAAATTCTATGGAGTATCTCTTATCAGTGCTCCTTACCATTTTATTCCCCGCGGATACCCAAAAACATGAAAGTTTGCCTGCTGCTGCTCGCTTTGGCCGTGATCGTTTCTGCGACGGCCGATAAATATCCCAGCAAATACGACAATGTCGACGTGGACAGGATCCTCCAGAACGGTCGTGTTCTCAGTAATTACATCAAGTGCATGTTGGACGAGGGGCCGTGCACTAACGAGGGCCGAGAGCTGAAAAGTGAGTGTCTTTTCCTTTTAAAATTACAGTTAGATTCACTACCAATTTTCTTTAACAAATGCTTCTCCTCGATAGTCCTAGTTATAATAATCATTCCACGCTTCTGTATGAATTCTCTCCAGATTTAATTTCCCCGATTCTTGGGCCtagtttccgagaaaatcgttTTTAAAGGTCGCCAGCTACTCGCGCAACTTTCTTGGCTTAGGTGCGCCTTCCCATAGGCAACCATCCTTGtctctgtatttttattatGGGCACATAGTTACTGATGGCACATTTATCAATCCGAGTCGTTTACGCTTACGCTAATTTACCAAATATTGAAGCTATCGCCTCTGAACATAAAGTAGGGAATAATAAGAATGATAAAAGATGAAAAAgttcttaaataaatataactgcAAGGAATACGTTTTCAAGTTATATTTGCACAAGGGATCGCTCCCTTTACGCCACACCTTACATATAATTTCACATGGAGAAACGATGGAGGTTTATCCGGGTGCGTGACCAAAAGTTACGCTGGTTGTGTTTGGAAATTTCAACGCCCATCCGCGGCGACGATTACGACATAGTTCacctcgctctccctctctttaTTACATAAGTCACTTTGAACTTTCTCATTTGGAGTGCATCGAACTCCCTTAAGTAACGTCTAAGATGCTATTACATACACATACGTTCAGAGCATTGCACCGAGCGAAGTATGAAAGCGCTCCGCTTCCGACGAGCGCATGATTTCATTTCCTATTTCCATTAGCTTTCAATAGAATTAAAGCTCactgtttgaattttaaaataaagataGAATGATTAGATTAGAATTGTTGCTTGCATCGCGTAAAACAAATGTCAGCAGTGCTATTTATGCTTACGTCCACTTCTAGAAACTCTGCCGGACGCTTTATCCACCGGTTGCAGTAAGTGCAACGAGAAGCAGAAAGTCACAGCGGACAAGGTGATAAATCATTTGAAAGAAAAGAGACCGAGGGATTGGGAGCGACTGACCGCGAAGTATGATCCGAATGGCGAGTACAAGAAGCGTTACGAGGAGCCAGAACCTGCCAAGAAGACTTAAATGCGCCGAAACTGACAATCAAATGTAATTCATCATCTCAATGGGGCTCAATGAAATGCCCACGTACATAAGCGGACATCTGGAACACATGCGCTTGTTACATCGTTAACGAAATGCGGAATTCGACGAAGGTCTTACCTCGCACGCTGACCCTTCACATTTAGTAATAGAATTTTCTAAACGAGTGTATTAAACTTATGCACGCTTCAACTTTTCATAAATACATGTCTCCTTCTTTTAGATAAGAAGACTTTGTTTTGTAAtgttttttaaagtatttaGTAATAaagtacatttatttaaaagtctGTGAATGAGATCTTACATCCTGAATGAAGGGTACAAATTATAATTAGATTCTTTTATAAGGGAGAAATAAAAGCGAGTTGGAATCGTACTTGTACTTGCGTATGTAATTATAGTTGTTATTCACTCGACTCGCCTTTTCTTAACAAGCGATCCAAGCTGAAAAGGATATTAATATACAGTTTCGACGTATGTGTACTTTTGGATAGAAACGGGGAATGTATAAGATACTTACAAGGTCTGAAATTGCAGGTAAGTTATTGGTTTGATCTGTAACATTTGCCTCCGGCTCTCTAGTTTCCTTTGGTGGAGCAGTCTTTTTCATGTTTCTGTGTTGTGGGAATGTGGGCATAAGCTTAGGGTCACAGGCTGTGAAATAATAAAGTTTCA
It encodes the following:
- the LOC143368690 gene encoding uncharacterized protein LOC143368690, with the translated sequence MKRHTSRTSHHDEKPNPSRNEDSDAVIRARTKEERRRRRREWMIEQEKMNSHNRLKRKMIMEYEIRRARNMSLAFPGGRCNRPRRSRSESPPSRYRRTSAYHRPEDTVLSKKFETLSCTTPLFKGPEGTKIISTELRKIKVDIHRKIPGRVSTNELKRDILNKEDVVLKRRAGEGSKPIFDREEIKRTISETEEVEEHRIVVTVNLENSENKLKTLKRHSASVSPTRTRNHSPPRPTWSRHSRYDNSKHEDEGSYRSDREKDHSRERRDAEKSYRDHRERRRNHSRDRRQTDRSRERYKPTEQRVPGEHYIRPIPLLIYYGNFQPRPLMVQPWGPIRGPLGGNIYPPMMRPLRTFPSRSIRIPPDRD
- the Csp6 gene encoding chemosensory protein 6 is translated as MKVCLLLLALAVIVSATADKYPSKYDNVDVDRILQNGRVLSNYIKCMLDEGPCTNEGRELKKTLPDALSTGCSKCNEKQKVTADKVINHLKEKRPRDWERLTAKYDPNGEYKKRYEEPEPAKKT